From Gimesia panareensis, the proteins below share one genomic window:
- a CDS encoding ArnT family glycosyltransferase, translating into MMEQDPQELPSSEDRRLLNVGRALLGLSVLSWCLLMYPLLSGGPLVMDEHCSYWIIDSGLPGTSLMRSLDYAAIPPLSSWIQELFLTVLGKSELTFRLSSALCALGAIFITYLAGKELRSPLTGGLAALLVAWHPEAMDEVRIARCYGLVLMLGAAVIWATIRWQRTPRSLPAALFWSLSSIALLWTHYTSALLVILSGLAVAVSCWRKRDLNRATLSRMLLAVALLIVFCLPLVPTIFRLKEWGPILNFSGSDPSIWNLIGPFWWIGLPVGILFLLVALRRCSSGAISQSGLWMTGACSLLPLLMLAVLSSGEMSSLANPRYRVAYAPAGACFIALLLTHTRHWMTSLGATVVVLVAAWLLSPLGPWDMGRLGSPTEHEWRELNAFLSEHSKAGEPLLVQSGLTESYLVPVLTEDRVFLEYVACRVSRFYVDEPHPRYALPYIWNPQTGVIDFYRDLLESWKTKPGSFWVASATDTDLNQNSLNMIRTLAREAGYVETEQKSWHSAALLHFKRPSGDRE; encoded by the coding sequence ATGATGGAGCAGGACCCACAGGAGCTGCCATCATCTGAAGACCGGCGTCTGTTGAATGTCGGCCGGGCATTACTGGGACTGTCTGTCTTAAGCTGGTGCCTGCTGATGTACCCCCTCTTATCCGGCGGGCCGCTCGTAATGGATGAGCACTGTTCCTACTGGATCATCGACTCCGGTCTGCCCGGCACCTCGCTGATGCGGAGCCTGGACTATGCAGCCATCCCGCCCCTTTCCAGCTGGATCCAGGAACTGTTTCTGACAGTATTGGGAAAATCAGAACTGACATTTCGACTTTCCTCAGCGCTCTGCGCACTGGGGGCGATTTTCATTACTTACCTGGCAGGCAAGGAACTCCGCTCCCCATTGACGGGGGGACTGGCCGCTTTGCTGGTGGCCTGGCACCCGGAAGCCATGGATGAAGTCCGCATTGCCCGCTGTTACGGGCTGGTGCTGATGCTGGGGGCCGCCGTGATCTGGGCGACCATTCGCTGGCAACGCACGCCGCGCTCGCTGCCCGCCGCTCTGTTCTGGAGCCTCTCCTCGATCGCTTTGCTCTGGACGCATTATACCTCGGCTCTACTGGTGATTCTCTCGGGCCTGGCTGTTGCCGTCTCCTGCTGGCGCAAACGCGATCTCAATCGAGCGACGCTCTCCCGTATGCTGTTGGCAGTCGCACTGCTCATTGTGTTCTGTTTACCACTGGTGCCGACTATCTTTCGGCTCAAGGAATGGGGGCCGATCCTCAATTTCAGCGGCAGCGATCCCTCCATCTGGAATCTGATCGGCCCCTTCTGGTGGATCGGGTTGCCCGTGGGAATCCTATTTCTGCTCGTCGCGCTGCGTCGTTGTTCCTCCGGTGCGATCTCCCAGTCGGGACTCTGGATGACGGGAGCCTGTTCGCTGCTCCCTCTGCTGATGCTGGCGGTCCTCTCCTCGGGAGAGATGTCCAGCCTGGCGAATCCCCGCTACCGCGTCGCCTATGCACCGGCAGGAGCCTGTTTTATCGCACTGTTGCTGACACACACGCGGCACTGGATGACCTCCCTCGGTGCTACGGTTGTGGTGCTGGTCGCTGCCTGGTTGCTTTCCCCGCTGGGGCCCTGGGACATGGGGCGGCTCGGGTCTCCCACGGAACACGAGTGGCGGGAGCTCAATGCCTTTCTTTCCGAACATTCAAAAGCCGGTGAACCGCTGCTGGTGCAGAGCGGTTTAACCGAAAGCTATCTGGTCCCCGTTCTGACAGAGGATCGCGTCTTCCTGGAATATGTGGCCTGCCGCGTGAGCCGGTTCTATGTCGACGAGCCGCATCCCCGTTATGCCCTGCCTTATATCTGGAATCCGCAAACGGGAGTGATTGACTTTTATCGCGATCTGCTCGAGAGCTGGAAAACGAAACCCGGTTCGTTCTGGGTGGCCTCCGCCACCGATACCGACCTCAACCAGAATTCACTCAATATGATCCGTACCCTCGCCCGGGAAGCCGGCTATGTTGAGACCGAACAAAAGTCCTGGCACAGTGCTGCGCTGCTCCACTTCAAGCGTCCTTCGGGTGACCGCGAGTGA
- a CDS encoding WD40 domain-containing protein, with protein sequence MHDSEPQEAQDNSDSLSFLEETIQGISEAELNTRVDSLNREQPEGPEVSLRPAKEKPDESSVDASSIGQRQIEAADPNRPVPERNQQIDYRVLELLGEGGMGQVHLAEQVALGRNVAVKQIRNSQARESVQREFLKEASVTGKLEHPNIVPIYEVGQTHQGDLFYSMKNIQGQAWSTGMDTWSLLENLDILLNVCDALAFAHSQGVIHRDLKPDNIMIGGFGEVLVLDWGLAVILDQPHTVSTAVSGTPAYMPPEMVNTPEQVNRVSDVYLLGAILYRILAGHPPHGGASAQECLLAASRNEILPCSRERLAQLDASGELLEIALRAMKASPDERFQSVKDFQQSLREFLLHRDSLELMARADTALKAARDTGDYSQFSRALFGYEEAVKLWDENQESRDRSEQARVQWAHCAETQGDYDLCLSLLEDVDSDQAEFKERVLKAKTERESRQARLQRFKVFSMAASLIIAVLASGAALWIRSERDKALAAEKMEALERSRADKAAQLAKQEAQRADQEAVAAKQSAREAQQNLQVAERNAYGADMLLIQTAWERANLPRVQELLERYQNRDDLKGFEWNYFKRLTESSLDTIKIPGMSSKAVSFSPDGRVIAAGCNDGRIVFYDPATSEVIEQFKPHTRTVTSICFSPDGKFHASGGKDGRVVIHASPSNTVIHELQAHQGSVLRIRFSPDSQQLVSAGEDQLIKLWDVAGGKEKRVLKGHTAEVADVDFSPDGTQLISGGYDGTVRLWDLESGKQVRLLNGLSSRIYAVAFHPQGNYVAAGGRENRVLIWDPATGKTRSPSFQTVTEVYCIEFSPDGQLIAYSGLDDRIYLADFETGEIQNDLRGHIFGIRRLSFSPDGRRLASASTDQLLKIWDTRTSPECLSLAGHTGMIRSLNVSPNGTRVATGGDDGMILIRETETGQIVHQLKGHEYAVVCLDYHPAGRLVSGGVDKTVRVWDSRSGELVHTLTGHQNYVTGVCLTPDGKRLLSADTGGDVILWDLESGTEVRSYDVDPNYGSQLVILPERNQFVTCHTKALLRFWDLQSGALIRELGGKSRSDLKALTVSNDETLLATAGMGSTVRVWDLESGKQLHSLRGHNLSIWSLAFNADTTRLASTSMDGTLKVWNLQTGQEALTLPFPTTAAGVDFHPDGQRIYASGDQGELLIWDARLWTDALRHEAHARYLLNTLREQCHSLEELQAAIAADTTVSDQARQQARQWASLFWQGYLSDLTLHPEVVIKSGNFEKMLQLADLSRTSGPQTAKQFFDLALLYSACLAPCSADRREAIRTKAIESFVAGFDSAGFEDIPPVLSEAGYRPFRFEGEVLHARQEAMRRLWKQKPDDLERIRHLAYCYYDLGILFRRQGEIETAIENFREARKLHRQRVARASQEFLPYAGVIISTDRLGQSYLEAGQPDEAVKAFAEGIQVCDQLLKREIQPDYASRNRDVLIRLKTKAEQYRLAVGDWEEVSKAAEKTPVLLYYRAVNLARKGKYADAIQAAEKLRTLDPESSTNVYNAACAYARCAELIKASTGQDRKPSESEQAEQCIQSAIECLRDSGSAQKDQLRNDPDLQALHQRAEFQKLIGLESPVDPESDRTKWKTSQAWIENPKYVNHSTFLEQPDSDWMETGIDFNGKRFTSHFTLHNTTPLYLELDKQGSSLRIRLWPDKAFWGTISAESDQATKWGFLQDGGWETETPDQSRSAASTGK encoded by the coding sequence ATGCATGATTCAGAACCACAGGAAGCTCAGGATAATTCTGATTCGCTTTCGTTTCTGGAAGAAACCATTCAGGGAATCAGTGAAGCAGAGTTGAATACAAGGGTCGACTCTTTAAACCGGGAGCAACCGGAGGGGCCTGAAGTCAGTCTGCGACCTGCGAAAGAGAAACCGGATGAGAGTAGCGTCGATGCTTCTTCCATCGGACAGCGACAGATTGAAGCTGCAGATCCGAATCGTCCCGTTCCTGAACGGAATCAGCAGATCGATTACCGGGTGCTGGAGCTGCTGGGAGAGGGGGGCATGGGCCAGGTTCATCTGGCGGAACAGGTTGCCCTGGGGCGGAATGTTGCAGTCAAACAGATTCGTAACAGCCAGGCGCGCGAATCGGTCCAGCGGGAGTTTCTCAAAGAGGCCAGCGTAACAGGGAAGCTAGAGCATCCCAACATCGTACCAATCTACGAAGTGGGGCAGACGCATCAGGGAGACCTGTTCTACTCGATGAAGAACATCCAGGGACAGGCCTGGTCAACAGGCATGGATACATGGAGTCTGCTCGAAAACCTGGACATTCTGCTCAACGTTTGTGATGCCCTGGCATTCGCTCATTCTCAGGGTGTCATTCATCGCGATCTCAAACCGGACAACATCATGATCGGGGGCTTCGGTGAAGTGCTTGTCCTGGACTGGGGACTGGCAGTCATTCTGGATCAACCCCACACCGTTTCGACTGCCGTCTCCGGTACGCCCGCTTATATGCCTCCCGAAATGGTCAATACGCCGGAGCAGGTGAACCGGGTCAGCGATGTCTATCTGCTGGGGGCGATCCTGTATCGCATTCTGGCCGGGCATCCACCGCATGGAGGGGCATCTGCTCAAGAATGCCTGCTGGCTGCCTCCCGCAATGAAATCTTACCCTGTTCCCGCGAACGTCTGGCGCAACTGGATGCTTCCGGCGAACTGCTGGAAATCGCGCTGCGGGCCATGAAAGCCAGTCCCGATGAGCGATTTCAGTCTGTGAAAGATTTTCAGCAGTCTCTGCGAGAATTTCTCCTGCACCGCGACAGCCTCGAACTGATGGCCCGGGCAGATACGGCTCTCAAAGCGGCCCGTGATACGGGAGACTATTCCCAGTTCTCGCGAGCTCTGTTTGGATACGAGGAAGCCGTCAAACTCTGGGATGAGAATCAGGAGAGCCGCGACCGATCGGAACAGGCCCGGGTTCAGTGGGCGCACTGCGCTGAGACGCAGGGAGACTATGACCTGTGCCTTTCTTTACTGGAAGATGTCGACTCCGATCAGGCCGAATTCAAGGAGCGTGTCCTCAAAGCGAAGACGGAACGCGAATCCCGCCAGGCGCGCTTGCAGCGTTTCAAGGTCTTCAGTATGGCGGCCAGTCTGATCATTGCGGTGCTGGCTTCGGGAGCGGCACTCTGGATCAGATCGGAACGCGACAAAGCCCTCGCGGCCGAAAAAATGGAAGCGCTGGAGCGCTCGCGCGCTGACAAGGCGGCGCAACTGGCAAAACAAGAGGCCCAGCGGGCCGACCAGGAAGCTGTGGCAGCAAAACAGAGTGCCCGGGAAGCACAACAGAATTTGCAGGTGGCTGAACGCAATGCGTATGGCGCGGATATGTTGCTGATTCAGACCGCCTGGGAGCGGGCGAATCTGCCCCGCGTACAGGAACTCCTGGAGCGTTATCAGAACCGGGATGATTTGAAAGGATTTGAATGGAACTATTTCAAACGGCTGACAGAATCCTCCCTGGATACGATCAAAATTCCAGGGATGAGTTCCAAAGCGGTCTCTTTCAGTCCGGATGGCCGAGTCATCGCGGCCGGCTGCAATGATGGTCGGATTGTGTTTTATGATCCCGCTACCAGTGAAGTCATTGAGCAGTTCAAGCCGCATACACGTACCGTCACTTCTATCTGCTTCAGCCCGGATGGGAAATTTCACGCCTCCGGCGGTAAAGACGGGCGAGTCGTGATCCATGCCTCTCCCTCCAATACCGTGATTCATGAGCTGCAGGCGCACCAGGGTTCTGTGCTGCGGATCAGGTTCAGTCCCGATTCGCAACAGCTCGTATCGGCGGGAGAAGATCAACTCATCAAACTCTGGGACGTGGCCGGGGGTAAAGAAAAACGAGTTTTGAAGGGGCATACCGCGGAAGTGGCTGATGTGGATTTCAGCCCCGATGGGACGCAACTGATCTCAGGCGGTTACGATGGGACCGTACGACTCTGGGACCTGGAGAGCGGAAAGCAGGTGCGCCTGTTGAACGGACTTTCCTCACGAATCTATGCGGTCGCCTTTCATCCGCAGGGAAACTATGTTGCGGCTGGCGGACGTGAGAACCGGGTTCTCATCTGGGATCCGGCCACTGGAAAAACGCGTTCGCCCTCATTTCAGACTGTCACGGAAGTGTATTGTATTGAATTCAGTCCGGATGGTCAGTTGATCGCCTACTCGGGCCTGGATGATCGCATCTACCTGGCTGATTTTGAGACGGGAGAAATACAGAATGACTTGCGGGGACATATTTTCGGGATTCGGAGACTGAGCTTCAGTCCTGACGGGCGACGACTCGCTTCCGCCAGTACCGATCAACTGCTCAAGATCTGGGATACCCGGACTTCTCCCGAGTGTCTCTCCCTGGCGGGACATACGGGAATGATTCGCTCACTGAACGTCAGTCCCAACGGAACCCGGGTAGCTACTGGTGGAGATGACGGTATGATCCTCATCCGGGAAACCGAGACGGGACAGATCGTCCATCAGCTCAAAGGACACGAGTATGCCGTGGTCTGTCTGGATTATCATCCCGCGGGACGCCTCGTTTCCGGAGGCGTTGACAAGACAGTTCGCGTCTGGGACAGCCGCAGTGGAGAACTCGTCCATACATTGACGGGCCATCAGAATTATGTGACCGGTGTGTGCCTGACGCCGGATGGAAAACGCCTGCTCTCTGCGGATACGGGGGGAGATGTCATATTATGGGATCTGGAATCTGGAACAGAAGTGCGCTCTTATGACGTAGATCCGAATTACGGTTCTCAACTCGTGATACTGCCTGAAAGAAACCAGTTCGTCACCTGCCACACAAAAGCGCTGCTCCGGTTCTGGGATCTACAGAGCGGTGCGTTGATTCGGGAACTGGGCGGGAAGAGCCGTTCCGATCTCAAGGCGTTGACGGTCAGCAACGATGAAACTCTCCTTGCCACAGCCGGGATGGGATCCACGGTGCGCGTCTGGGATCTGGAAAGTGGCAAACAACTGCATTCGCTGCGGGGGCATAATTTATCGATCTGGTCCCTCGCATTTAATGCGGATACGACACGGCTCGCTTCCACAAGTATGGACGGGACTCTCAAAGTCTGGAATCTGCAGACCGGACAGGAAGCGCTGACACTTCCGTTTCCCACGACTGCCGCCGGCGTTGATTTCCATCCTGATGGTCAACGCATTTATGCCAGCGGAGACCAAGGCGAACTGCTCATCTGGGATGCCCGGCTGTGGACGGATGCCTTAAGGCACGAAGCACATGCGCGGTACCTGCTCAATACATTAAGGGAACAGTGCCACTCGCTCGAAGAACTGCAGGCTGCGATCGCGGCTGACACGACTGTCTCAGACCAGGCACGACAACAGGCTCGTCAGTGGGCCAGTCTGTTCTGGCAGGGGTACTTATCCGATCTGACTCTGCACCCCGAGGTGGTCATCAAGTCCGGTAATTTTGAAAAAATGCTGCAGCTGGCAGATTTATCCCGCACGTCAGGCCCACAGACGGCAAAGCAGTTCTTTGATCTGGCTTTACTCTACTCTGCCTGTCTGGCGCCTTGTTCCGCTGATCGCAGGGAAGCGATTCGCACGAAAGCGATTGAAAGTTTTGTGGCCGGATTCGACAGTGCCGGGTTCGAGGATATCCCCCCGGTGCTGAGTGAAGCCGGCTATCGTCCCTTCCGATTTGAGGGTGAAGTACTCCATGCCAGACAGGAGGCGATGCGGCGTCTCTGGAAACAGAAACCGGACGACCTCGAGCGGATCAGGCATCTGGCCTACTGTTACTACGATCTGGGGATTCTGTTCCGTCGCCAGGGGGAGATCGAAACAGCAATCGAAAACTTCCGCGAAGCCCGGAAACTCCACCGACAGCGTGTCGCCCGTGCCTCTCAAGAATTTTTGCCTTACGCCGGCGTGATCATCAGCACGGACCGGCTGGGGCAATCGTACCTGGAGGCGGGCCAGCCTGATGAGGCCGTAAAGGCTTTTGCGGAGGGAATCCAGGTTTGCGATCAGCTGCTCAAGCGGGAAATCCAACCGGATTATGCCAGCAGGAACCGGGACGTTCTCATTCGATTAAAAACCAAAGCCGAGCAGTACCGGCTGGCGGTTGGCGACTGGGAGGAAGTTTCGAAAGCGGCTGAGAAGACTCCCGTCCTGTTATATTACCGCGCAGTCAATCTGGCACGCAAAGGGAAGTATGCGGACGCAATTCAGGCAGCGGAGAAACTGCGCACGCTCGATCCGGAAAGTTCCACGAACGTGTATAACGCCGCCTGTGCGTACGCCCGTTGTGCGGAACTGATCAAAGCATCAACGGGGCAGGACCGGAAACCGTCAGAATCTGAACAGGCTGAACAGTGCATCCAGTCCGCCATTGAATGCCTGCGGGATTCCGGATCTGCGCAGAAAGATCAGCTGCGGAATGACCCGGATCTGCAGGCACTGCATCAGCGGGCTGAGTTTCAAAAACTGATCGGCCTGGAATCGCCCGTTGATCCCGAGTCTGACCGAACTAAATGGAAAACGTCCCAGGCCTGGATCGAAAATCCCAAGTATGTGAATCATTCTACCTTCCTGGAACAGCCCGACAGCGACTGGATGGAAACCGGGATCGACTTCAACGGGAAGAGGTTCACGTCACATTTTACGTTACACAACACAACTCCTCTCTATCTGGAATTGGATAAACAGGGTTCCAGTCTCCGAATCCGCTTATGGCCGGACAAGGCTTTCTGGGGGACGATCTCTGCTGAATCTGATCAGGCGACAAAATGGGGTTTTCTGCAGGATGGGGGCTGGGAGACGGAAACGCCAGACCAATCCCGTTCGGCAGCGAGTACTGGCAAATAG
- a CDS encoding SMP-30/gluconolactonase/LRE family protein: MKAFFILTLGAMSLLSSVALAQKPFQAGKPLGAVNEAGKFVPLSKNVKVYGSFRFAESCVYDTARDLIVVMNAGVRQEQEKNDGYVSLLNPDGSVHTAKWIGATRAGLTLNHPLGSAIHNGTLYTADIDVVRTFDLATGKPGKAYPVKGSTFLNGIAVNKEGTIFVSNSKPENRVYKITADGDVSIFVDGDPLKIPNGVAIDPDGNVVVVNVGNNDVMTFDPASGKLLRTEHAAEGGNDGLVILPDGTKYVSSVRFGSVSKIAPGKPAQVIASGIPSAASMGYDPKHKQLIIPMNNNNAVAFLKLED, translated from the coding sequence ATGAAAGCGTTCTTTATATTGACCCTTGGAGCGATGTCGCTGCTGAGCAGCGTCGCCCTGGCCCAGAAACCGTTTCAGGCGGGAAAACCGCTGGGAGCCGTCAACGAAGCCGGGAAGTTTGTCCCCCTCTCGAAAAACGTCAAGGTGTATGGCAGTTTTCGTTTTGCTGAAAGCTGCGTCTATGACACAGCCCGCGACCTGATCGTGGTCATGAACGCAGGCGTTCGTCAGGAACAGGAGAAAAATGATGGCTATGTCTCGCTGTTGAACCCGGATGGCTCGGTGCACACCGCGAAATGGATTGGTGCAACGCGGGCCGGTTTAACGCTCAACCATCCACTGGGTAGCGCCATTCATAACGGCACCCTGTATACCGCTGATATCGACGTGGTCCGCACGTTCGATCTCGCGACGGGCAAACCAGGAAAAGCGTATCCCGTGAAGGGCTCCACGTTCCTGAACGGCATTGCGGTCAACAAAGAGGGAACGATCTTTGTCTCCAATTCGAAGCCGGAAAACCGCGTCTATAAAATCACCGCGGACGGCGACGTTTCGATCTTCGTGGATGGCGATCCACTCAAGATCCCTAACGGCGTGGCCATCGATCCGGACGGAAATGTGGTGGTCGTCAATGTCGGTAACAACGACGTGATGACCTTTGATCCTGCGAGTGGAAAACTGCTCCGTACCGAACACGCTGCGGAAGGGGGCAATGACGGTCTGGTGATCCTGCCTGACGGCACGAAGTACGTCAGCAGTGTCCGTTTCGGCAGCGTCTCGAAAATCGCTCCCGGGAAACCGGCTCAAGTGATTGCCTCCGGCATCCCCAGTGCCGCTTCGATGGGATACGATCCGAAGCACAAGCAGTTGATCATCCCCATGAACAACAACAATGCCGTCGCCTTCCTCAAGCTGGAAGACTAA
- a CDS encoding IS5 family transposase (programmed frameshift) encodes MTRVSRPATGRNITGSRTEPKPQLSDEQWLLIKDLFPEPPANAAGGRPRVAPRECLEGILWVLRTGARWKDLPTFLPSPSTCWRRFKEWTEDGVFLEAWQRLLEHFDRRKLVVWSEAFGDGTFCPAKKGAPDVGKTKRGKGTKLMLLVDGNGLPLALDRSSASPAEVKLIESLLDQRVLPRDPDRLIYDRAADSDPLRTELAERQIELVCPHRKNRVKPATQDGRALRRYRRRWKVERTFSWLFNFRRLVIRYERYSHLFLGFAQLACVFTLLNKL; translated from the exons ATGACCCGCGTGTCACGACCTGCCACAGGTCGCAACATTACCGGGTCCAGGACGGAACCAAAACCACAACTCTCGGACGAGCAATGGCTTCTGATCAAAGATCTGTTTCCAGAACCACCGGCAAACGCAGCCGGAGGGCGGCCCAGAGTGGCTCCCCGCGAGTGTCTCGAAGGAATCCTTTGGGTATTAAGGACCGGTGCCCGATGGAAAGATTTACCAACATTTTTACCATCTCCCAGCACTTGCTGGCGTCGTTTCAAGGAATGGACCGAAGACGGTGTCTTCCTGGAAGCATGGCAGCGATTGCTCGAACATTTCGACCGACGGAAGCTGGTAGTCTGGTCGGAAGCATTCGGGGATGGCACATTCTGCCCCGCAAAAAAAGGGGCGC CCGATGTCGGAAAGACAAAACGGGGAAAGGGAACCAAGCTTATGCTGCTGGTCGACGGAAACGGACTCCCTCTCGCTCTGGATCGTTCCAGTGCCTCTCCGGCAGAGGTGAAGCTGATTGAATCCCTGCTGGACCAGCGCGTTTTGCCACGTGACCCCGATCGCCTGATTTATGATCGTGCGGCCGACAGCGATCCCCTGCGCACAGAGCTGGCAGAACGGCAGATAGAACTGGTCTGTCCGCATCGCAAGAACCGTGTGAAACCAGCGACGCAAGATGGGCGTGCTCTGCGACGATATCGACGCCGCTGGAAAGTCGAACGCACCTTCAGTTGGCTGTTCAACTTTCGTCGTCTGGTAATACGGTATGAACGATACAGTCATTTGTTTTTAGGATTCGCACAACTCGCGTGCGTGTTCACATTACTTAATAAGTTATGA
- a CDS encoding right-handed parallel beta-helix repeat-containing protein: protein MSLLRTGALVLCFCFTCIASAPSIAAVTVNQRVIDDLKAGKTETAHASWWGFDPEDATAALQAAINSGAKKVIVEKRTSPWIVKPIQLASDQEIVFQPGVVILAKKGEFQSRTASLLNASLKQNIRLTGPGAVLQMRKADYDAAPYEKAEWRNGLSLRSCSNVVITGLTIKETGGDGIYLGVAKRGVTNRKITIRNVIFEQNYRQGVSVISAEDLLIEDSVFKETSGTPPMAGIDFEPNHPSECLSNCVLRNCVAENNQGGGYLLYLPNLNRDSKPISIRFENCTSTGKRRALSLTTRNKSPGSVTGSIEFVNCTFESTEQTPVTIQDKPADVCPVLFKECTISGPETKDAAIPAIQLAARAGAAGKIGGVTFEQCVVKSPVKRPVMSFHDASYLAAVSSVKGTLQVKQGTQTEDVTLNPALIAKWMPSSPAGDITPYKTDFNRLQPLDTSASFEPGQRRKVRQRNQSQYLLYAKQGDEVAVQFTFHKLARYTGDKMPVTVVAPSGRTIPVADVPFQQSATCKFTAPETGIYQFRCDPGANFVTVDASSHRLCLASDGAPIRLMASTGDYYFYVPAGVEKWAVGVFGEGAGERVSAKLYDPTGKQVWSEQNVTKPTLFTRTRPQNSPGELWRLVLARPTQGGFEDHYVQLVGIPAVLALTPGEMLVPGEKTQK from the coding sequence ATGTCTCTGCTTCGTACCGGCGCTCTGGTTCTCTGTTTCTGTTTCACATGCATTGCTTCCGCGCCGTCGATAGCCGCCGTCACGGTCAATCAGCGGGTCATCGACGATCTCAAGGCGGGAAAGACAGAGACCGCTCATGCCTCCTGGTGGGGCTTTGATCCCGAGGATGCCACCGCTGCCCTGCAGGCAGCCATCAACTCCGGTGCGAAAAAGGTCATCGTGGAAAAGAGGACCTCGCCCTGGATCGTGAAACCGATTCAACTCGCCAGCGACCAGGAGATTGTATTTCAGCCGGGAGTGGTGATCCTCGCGAAAAAAGGAGAGTTCCAATCGCGGACCGCTTCGCTGCTGAATGCCTCGCTCAAACAGAACATCCGCCTCACCGGGCCGGGCGCGGTCCTGCAGATGCGCAAGGCGGATTACGACGCAGCGCCCTATGAAAAAGCCGAGTGGCGGAACGGGCTCTCGCTGCGGAGTTGTTCTAACGTCGTGATCACGGGGCTGACCATCAAAGAGACCGGCGGTGACGGCATCTACCTGGGCGTGGCGAAACGGGGGGTGACCAATCGGAAGATTACGATTCGCAATGTCATCTTCGAACAGAATTATCGACAGGGGGTCAGCGTGATCAGTGCCGAAGATCTGCTGATCGAAGATTCCGTCTTCAAAGAGACGTCTGGCACGCCTCCCATGGCCGGCATTGATTTTGAACCCAACCATCCCAGCGAATGTCTCAGCAACTGTGTGCTCCGCAACTGCGTGGCGGAAAACAATCAGGGCGGGGGATATTTACTCTATCTGCCCAACCTGAACCGGGACTCAAAACCGATTTCGATCCGCTTCGAGAACTGCACCAGTACCGGGAAACGCAGAGCCCTTTCGCTGACGACCAGAAATAAATCGCCGGGCAGCGTTACCGGTTCCATCGAGTTCGTGAACTGTACTTTCGAGAGTACAGAGCAGACCCCGGTCACGATTCAGGACAAGCCGGCAGATGTCTGTCCCGTGCTCTTTAAAGAATGTACGATCAGCGGACCGGAAACGAAAGATGCTGCCATCCCCGCGATTCAGTTGGCCGCCCGGGCCGGCGCTGCCGGGAAAATCGGCGGTGTGACGTTTGAGCAATGTGTTGTGAAATCGCCCGTCAAACGTCCGGTGATGTCTTTTCACGATGCTTCATATCTCGCTGCCGTCTCAAGTGTCAAAGGCACCCTGCAGGTGAAGCAGGGGACGCAGACAGAGGACGTGACGTTGAATCCAGCGTTGATCGCAAAGTGGATGCCCTCCAGTCCGGCCGGCGATATCACTCCATACAAAACCGACTTCAACCGGCTGCAACCCCTCGATACCAGTGCCTCTTTCGAGCCGGGGCAGCGTCGTAAGGTCCGTCAACGGAACCAGTCTCAGTATCTGCTGTATGCAAAACAGGGGGATGAGGTCGCGGTGCAGTTCACCTTTCATAAACTGGCCCGCTACACGGGAGACAAAATGCCGGTCACCGTGGTGGCCCCCTCGGGCAGGACCATTCCCGTGGCGGATGTTCCGTTCCAGCAGAGTGCGACCTGCAAGTTCACGGCTCCGGAAACCGGCATTTACCAGTTCCGCTGTGATCCGGGAGCGAATTTTGTCACCGTCGACGCGTCCTCGCATCGTCTCTGCCTGGCCTCTGACGGCGCCCCGATCCGCCTGATGGCCTCCACCGGTGATTATTATTTCTATGTCCCTGCGGGGGTCGAGAAATGGGCCGTGGGTGTTTTCGGCGAAGGGGCCGGGGAACGCGTGAGTGCAAAACTTTATGACCCGACTGGCAAACAGGTCTGGTCAGAACAGAATGTCACGAAACCAACCTTGTTTACCCGCACCCGCCCGCAGAACAGTCCGGGAGAACTCTGGCGTCTGGTCCTGGCACGTCCCACCCAGGGGGGCTTTGAAGATCATTACGTGCAACTGGTGGGCATCCCGGCGGTGCTGGCGCTGACCCCCGGCGAAATGCTGGTGCCTGGTGAAAAGACGCAGAAATAA